A segment of the Agromyces sp. H17E-10 genome:
GCGGATGACGGCGAGACGCCCCGCCGCGGCCGCGGGCTCGGCGACCGAGTAGTCGATCGCGATCTTCTCGAGCCTCGGCCAGATGCGGTCGACCGCCGGGCCGCGGGTCGCGGGGTCGTCCCACGCCTCGGCGAGCTCGACGAGTCCGGCATGGAGTTCGGGCTTGTTGCGCTCGATCTCGGCGAGCAGCTGGTCGGCGCGGGCGATGAACATGCCCGCGTTCCAGAGGTGCTTGCCGCCGGCCAGGTAGCGCTTCGCGGTCGTGAGGTCGGGCTTCTCGACGAAGCTCGACACGACCTCGGCGTGCTCGGTGCCCGGGATGTCGAGCGCGCTGCCGCACTCGATGTAGCCGAAGCCGACCGCCGGCTCCGTCGGGGTGATGCCGATCGTCGCGATGTAGCCGGCCTGCGCCGCGGTGACGGCTTCGGTGACCGCCGCCTGGAAGAGGGCATCGCCCGAGATGACGTGGTCGGCGGCGAACGAGCCGATGACGACGCCGGGCTCGCGGCGCTCGAGGATCGCCGCCGCGAGGCCGATCGCCGCGGTCGAGTCGCGCGGCTCCGACTCGAGCACGATGTTCGCGTCGGCCAGGTCGGGCAGCTGCTCCTCGACGGCACCGCGGTGGGCGCGCCCGGTGACGATCATGATGCGCTGGTCGCCCGAGAGCGGTGCGAGGCGGTCCCAGGTGTCCTTGAGGAGCGTCTGCCCCGATCCGGTGAGGTCGTGCAGGAACTTCGGCGCGTCGGCGCGGGAGAGCGGCCAGAGGCGCGAACCCACTCCCCCGGCGGGGATGATCGTGTAGAAGCCCTCGAGCGGTTCGTTCGGCATCCGAACAGGATAGCGGCGAGGCATCCCACCGACCTGATCGCCGTCGCGGCGATCGGCTAAGGGTGCCCTCACCTGCATGGCGAGCGAGCCGGGTCTAGACTCGGATCGGGCCGTCGTGCCCCTGCGCCCGCTTGTCAAGGGCGTGTTTCACACAGCCAGGGAGGGTTGTTCATGCCAGAGACCTCGGCAGGAACCCTGACCGCACCCGAGAAGCCGGCGAAGCAGAAGCCGGGCGGCACGCTCTATCGCGGCCACGAGGGTATGTGGTCATGGGTGCTGCACCGCATCACGGGTGTCGCCATCTTCTTCTTCCTCCTCGTGCACATCCTCGACACGGCACTCGTGCGGGTGAGCCCCGAGGCGTACAACACCGTCATCGGCGCGTACCAGACGCCGATCATGGGCCTCGGCGAGGTCGCGCTCGTCGGCGCGATCGTGTTCCACGCGTTCAACGGCCTGCGCATCATCCTGGTCGACTTCTGGGCCTGGGCCACGCGCCACCAGAAGGTGCTGTTCTGGATCGTCATCGCCCTCTGGGTGATCACGATGCTCGCGTTCACGCCGCGCCACCTGATGAACGTGTTCGGGCACTGAGGGGTTCACTGACATGACTGCGACCATCGAAGCACCCCGCACTCCGGCGCGTCCGGCCCGAAAGGGCGGCGCCAACTGGGAGAAGTGGGGCTGGATCTACATGCGCGCCTCCGGCGTGCTGCTGCTCGTGCTCATCTTCGGGCACCTCTTCACCAACCTCATGCTCGGCGACGGCATCCACGCCATCGACTTCGGCTTCGTCGGCGGCAAGTGGGCCGACCCGTTCTGGCAGTGGTGGGACGTGCTGATGCTCTGGCTCGCCCTCATCCACGGCGCCAACGGCATGCGCACCCTCGTGAACGACTACACGAACCCCGGTGCGGTGCAGAAGGTCCTGAAGGGCGCGCTCTTCGCAGCGGCCGCCGTGCTCATCGTGCTCGGCACCCTCGTCGTCTTCACGTTCGACCCGTGCCCCGCCGGTGCCCCGGCGGACCTCCTCCCCAGTTTCTGCGCCGCGCTCTAGGAGACATGTGACCAGCGAGACCCACGTCGAGACGAAGATCGTCGACGGCGTCCACTACCACCAGTACGACATCGTGATCGTCGGCGCCGGCGGCGCCGGCATGCGGGCGGCCATCGAGGCCGGCCCGGGCGCGAAGACCGCCGTCATCTCGAAGCTCTACCCCACCCGCTCGCACACGGGCGCGGCGCAGGGCGGCATGGCCGCGGCGCTCGCGAACGTCGAGGAGGACTCGTGGGAGTGGCACACCTTCGACACCGTCAAGGGCGGCGACTACCTCGTCGACCAGGACGCGGCCGAGATCCTCGCGAAAGAGGCGATCGACGCGGTCATCGACCTCGAGAACATGGGCCTGCCGTTCAACCGCACGCCCGAGGGCAAGATCGACCAGCGCCGCTTCGGCGGCCACACCCGCGACCACGGCAAGGCGCCCGTGCGCCGCGCCTGCTACGCGGCCGACCGCACGGGTCACATGATCCTGCAGACGCTGTTCCAGAACTGCGTCAAGCTCGGCATCGAGTTCTACAACGAGTACTACGCGCTCGACGTCGTCATGACCGAGGTCGACGGCGTCCAGCAGCCGAGCGGCGTCGTCGCGTACGAACTCGCGACCGGCGAGCTGCACGTCTTCCAGGCGAAGGCGATCATCTTCGCCACCGGCGGCTTCGGCAAGATCTTCAAGACGACGTCGAACGCGCACACCCTCACGGGCGACGGCGTCGGCATCATCTGGCGCAAGGGCCTGCCGCTCGAGGACATGGAGTTCTTCCAGTTCCACCCGACCGGGCTCGCCGGCCTCGGCATCCTCCTCACCGAGGGCGCCCGCGGCGAGGGCGCGATCCTGCGCAACGCGAGCGGTGAGCGCTTCATGGAGCGCTACGCCCCCACCATCAAGGACCTGGCGCCGCGCGACATCGTCGCCCGCTGCATGGTGCAAGAGGTGGCCGAGGGCCGCGGCGCCGGCCCGCACAAGGACTACGTGCTGCTCGACTGCACCCACCTGGGCGCCGAGGTGCTCGAGACGAAGCTGCCCGACATCACCGAGTTCGCGCGCACCTACCTGGGCGTCGACCCCGTCTACGAGCCGGTGCCCGTCATGCCGACCGCGCACTACGCGATGGGCGGCATCCCCACCAACAACAACGCCGAGGTGCTTCGCGACAACACGACCGTCGTGCCCGGCCTGTACGCCGCCGGCGAGTGCGCGTGCGTCTCGGTGCACGGTTCGAACCGACTCGGCACGAACTCGCTGCTCGACATCAACGTCTTCGGCAAGCGCGCCGGCCGCAACGCGGTCGAGTACGTGAACTCGGGCGTCGACTTCCTGCCGCTGCCCGACGACCCCGCCGCCGGCGTCCGCGACCTCCTCGTGGGCCTGCGCGACTCGACCGGCACCGAGCGGATCGCCGCGATCCGCAAGGAGCTGCAGGACGAGATGGACCGCAACGCCCAGGTGTTCCGCACCGACGAGTCGCTCGCCCACGCGGCCGGCGTGATCGCCGGTCTCCGCGAGCGCTACAAGGACGTCGCCGTGCAGGACAAGGGCAAGCGGTTCAACACCGACCTGCTCGAGGCCGTCGAGCTCGGCTTCCTGCTCGACCTCGCCGAGGTCGTCGTCACGAGCGCCCGCAACCGGGAGGAGAGTCGCGGCGGCCACATGCGCGACGACTTCCCGAACCGCGACGACGAGAAGTTCATGCAGCACACGATGGCGTACCTGTCGGGTGACGCGCACTCGTCCGATGCGAGCGACCACATCCGGCTCGACTGGAAGCCGGTCGTCGTCACGCGCTACCAGCCGATGGAGAGGAAGTACTGATCGTGAGCACCGCCACGCTCGAAGCACAGCAGCCGGCCGCATCGGGGTCCGACGCCATCCAGTCGTTCACGGTCACCTTCCTGATCCGTCGCTTCGACCCCGACGTCGACACCGAGCCGCGCTGGCAGGACTTCGACGTCGAGATGTACGCAACCGACCGCGTGCTCGACGCCCTCCACAAGATCAAGTGGGAGCAGGACGGCTCGCTGACGTTCCGCCGCTCGTGCGCCCACGGCATCTGCGGGTCCGACGCGATGCGCATCAACGGCCGCAACCGGCTCGCCTGCAAGACGCTGATCAAGGACCTCGACATCTCGAAGCCGATCTACGTCGAGGCGATCAAGGGCCTGCCGCTCGAGAAGGACCTCATCGTCGACATGGAGCCGTTCTTCGCGAGCTACCGCGAGGTGCAGCCGTTCCTCGTCGCGAACTCGACCCCCGAGGCCGGCAAGGAGCGCGTGCAGTCGGTCGCGCAGCGCGCGATCTTCGACGACACCACGAAGTGCATCCTCTGCGCCGCGTGCACCTCGTCGTGCCCCGTGTTCTGGACCGACGGCCAGTACTTCGGACCGGCCGCGATCGTCAACGCGCACCGCTTCATCTTCGACTCGCGCGACGACAACGCGCAGACCCGCCTCGACATCCTCAACGACAAGGAGGGCGTGTGGCGCTGCCGCACGACCTTCAACTGCACCGAGGCGTGCCCCCGCGGCATCGAGGTCACGAAGGCCATCGCCGAGGTGAAGCAGGCCGTCATGCGCGGCAAGCCGTAACCACCTGCGCTCCGCGAACGGGGCCGGTCGCCTGAGGCGACCGGCCCCGTTCGCGTTTCAGTGCGCTTCCGCACCCTCGGCTGCGTTCCGGGGGTGCTTTTGCGCAAGCTTCGGGCCGGATGCACCCGCCTGACTGCGGAAATGCACCCCCGGAACGACCTGGAGGGACGAACGAGGGGCCGGTGCACCCGCTGCCCCGGCCCCCCGTCCCTTTCGTCGGGCGCTACTCGGTGCGCCGCTCCCCCGGTCGACGACGACGGACGATCGTCGTCGCGACCAGCAGCGCGCCGATCAGCAGCAGCCCGGCAGCTCCCCACAGGAAGGGGCCTCCGGCGAACCCGGTCGAGGCGATCCCGGGCTTCGGGGTCGGCCTCGGCGACGGGCTCGTCACGACCGTGACCGTCACGGTCGAGTCGTCGCACAGGACGGGCAGTTCGGGATCGATCGCCGCGGCCGCACCGACCTCGCCCTCGGCGGCGGGCTCCGCCTCGGCCTCGGGCTCCACGGGCTCGTCGTCGGGATCGTTCCAGCAGACCTCGCCGGTGTTGTCGATGCTGTCGACGGTGGTCGCCGGATCGAGCACGACCGAGAGCCCCACGTCCGGAGCATCCGGTTGCGTGCCGCCGATCATGCCGTTGAGCACGCAGTGCAGCGTGCCGCCGTACCCGTCGGCGTCGGCGTCGGTCACCGCGCAGTCGTCCCAGCGCGGGAACGCGGGCGCCTCGGCCGTCGTGATGCCGGTGACCTTGAGGTCAGCCGGGATCTCGTCGAAGAGCTCCATGTTCTCGATGGCGCCGAGACCCGAGTTGGTCACCGACAGGGTGTAGTCGAATGCGTCGCCCGGCTTGGCCTGCTCGACGCTCGACGTCTTCACGATCTCGACCGACGGGTCGCGCACGACCTCGCACGCCGGGGTGGCCTGCGGGTACACCGCGAGGATCGACTCACTCGGGTTGACCGAGAAGGTGATCGTCATCGGATTCACCTGGTCGGCGAACGCGTAGCTCGGGAGCTTCGAGTCCTTGACCATGTTCTCCCACATGTCGACGATGCCGTTCTCGCCGACGACGTCGCCCTCCTCGATCAGGCGCCAGCCGGGCCAGCCGATCGAGATGCCGTCGTCGTTCACGACACCGTACGGCCAGAGCAGCCGGCCGTTGCGCTCGCTCCACGGCACCTGCATGACGATCGGCTCGGCGTCGGGGTAGACGGTCGGGTCGGGCGTCCAGGTCACCGTGATCGGCCCGGGCTCGACGTCGTCGGAGACCGCGACGTCGAAGTAGAGGTACGGCACGTCGTTGACGCAGCGGGTGTAGGCCGCCGGGTCGATGGCCTTCGTCGGCACGTCGACGTCGTCGCAGTCGTTCGCGGGCACCATGTCGGGGATCACGCCGTCCTCGGCGAGTGCGAGTCCGCGCGCGAGCCCGGCGAACTCGGCGAGCTCGGGCTGCTCGGACGCCACGATCGCAACGCAGGCCTCGTTGGGGATGTCGCCCAGGTCGACGACCGGCACGGGCGGCGCCGGGTCGTCGGGCCCGACGGGCGGCACCGGCGGCAGCGGCGCGGGCACGGCCATCTGCACCGGGATGGTGATGACGGTCACCGCCCCCGCCGGGTACGCGCCCGTGTACGTCGCCGCGAACGCGTTGTCGGCATCACCCGACGTCTGCGCCCACGTGCCCGTCTGCGCCGGGTCGTCGGCCGGCGCGAACGTGGCCGGCCCCGTGACGACGAGGTCGTCGTCGAGCAGGTCGGAGACCTCGAGGCCCGGCACGTCGAGCGTGCCGTGGTTCGTCACCGTGAGCCGGTACTCGAACGCGTCGCCCGCCTGCACCGCGGTCTGGTCGTCGGGAAGCACGTACTCCTTCTCGATGCCGACGTCGAACGACTCGGCGACGTTCTTCAGCGAGCACACGGTGGTGCCGCCCGGCGCGACCTGCGCGTGGGTGACCGCCGCGTCGCCGCAGAGCCAGGCCTCGGCGTGGTAGTACGCCGCGAACGGGTTGCTCGCGTGCGCGGCCGCCAGCTGCTCGCCGAGCAGGTAGGACCCGACCGGGACGACGAGCTCGAGGCCGCCGCCGTTCAGGTACTGCGCGAACGTTGTGGCCGACTCGCCGCTGAGGTTCCAGTCGGCTGCCGCGAGCAGCTCCGCCGGATCGATGCCGAGGTCGAGGAGAGCCGTGTTGTCGACCGACTTCGTGAGCCGCAGCTTGCCGACGGGGATGTCGGTGCACCCCTCGAGCTCGGTCGTGAACGTGCCGTTCGTCATCTCGGCCGTGTTGAGGAATCCGCCGCCCGTCTCGGTCGCCTCGCACGTCGCGAGGTCGATCGAGGTGATGGAGGCGACGTTCGCGCGGACGGTGATCGTCCACACGTGGGTGTCTCCGGCCACGATCGCGTGCGCGGTGGCGAGGGTCGTCGCATCCTGACCGTTCCAGTCGGCGACCGGGTCGCCGTCGGGATCGGTCGCCGACGCCGAGACGATGCTCACGCCGTCGGGGAATGCGAGCGCATCGTCGAGGTCGTAGACGAGATCGTGCGAGCCGACGGTGTCGACCGTGATCTCGTACTCGACCTCCCACTGGCCCGGTGCGACGAGGGTCGCGGGGCCGGTGGGCGCCTTCACCGCGGTCGTGCGGCCGGGCTCGTCGCACGCCCCGGCCTCGGTCGGCACGCCCGCGACGGTCAGCGTCGCGGTGTTCGCGAAGCCGCCCTGCTCGCCGGGCACGCAACTCGTCGAGCCCTCGACCTCCTCGGTCTCGGGGTCGTCCCAGACCACGTCGGCGGTGACGGTCGCGTCGACCGTCACGTCGTAGACGTGGGTGCCGACGGAGGCGGGGAGCACGACGTCGTCCGCGAGCTCCTCCACCGGCTCGGCCTCGGGGTCGGCCCAGGAGCCGGCGGCACCGTCGGGTCCCTGCCAGGCGGCCGAGTCGATGCGGATGCCGCTGCCGAAGTCGGCGAGCGAGTCGGTGAGGTCGTACGTGACCGCCGAGACGACGCTCTCGTCGGTGACCGTGACCCGGTACTCGATCGTCCAGCTGCCGTCGTCGTGCTGCACGACGTCGGTGACGTCCTTGACGACGGAGTACGTCGCCGGCTTCGCCGTATTGACGATCGTGCAGGTGACGTCGTCGCCCGGGTCGAGGTTCACGGTGTCGCCGTCGAGGACGCCGGCGGCGTCGCAGCTCCAGGTGCCGGCCTCGAACTCGTCGGCGCCTGCGAAGTCGGTCGCGACCTCGTCGAGCACGTAGTCGACGTTCGCGTCGACCGCCCCGCTCGCGGTGCCGGCGCCCGTGACGATCGGGTCCTCGCCGTCCTCGGTCGCCGAGACCGTCCACAGCGTCGGCGGGAAGTCCGCCGCGACCGCGTCGGGCTGCACCTCCTTCACGAGGGTGAGCTTCGGCGCGATGTCGGTGTTGACGATCTCGCAGTCGACCGTGGCGCCGAGTTCGTGCACTTCGATGGTCGCGGTCGTCGAACCGGTCGCATCCGTGAGCGTGAATGCGTCGTCGCCCTGGTCGGACGTGCACGCCCAGGTCGCTGCGACCCGGTACTCGTCGCCGTTCGTCCACTCGACCGAGGTCTCGGCAAGGGTGTACGGGGCGTCGAGTCGAACGGATCCGCTCGCCGTGCCCGGACCGCCGAAGCCGTCGCCGGGGCTCGATGCGCTGACGGTCCAGTCGTCGGCCACGGCGTCGCCGCCGTGCGCGTTGACGACCGTCTTCTCGAGGTTCACGGTCTGCGTGCAGTCGACCTCGTTCGTGATGAGGAACGTCGACACCGCGGCATCCAGCGTCTTGTCGCCCGTGCCGTTGCCGGCGGTGTCGACGAGCACGCACCCGGTGGGCACGACGACGTCGGTCTCGCCGACCGTCACCTGGTCGCCGAGGGCGTACGGTCCGGACTCGGCGCCCCAGTCGACGTCGGAACCGTCGAGCTGCCCCTGGGCGGTGAACCCGTCGGGCAGGTCGTCGCTGTTCCACGCGATCGGCTCGCCGCCGTCGATGACCCATGCCTTGTCGACGATGACGACCACGGGCACGTCGCCGCAGTCGTCGGCGGTGTACTCGTCGCCCGAGATGACGGTCGCCGTGTT
Coding sequences within it:
- a CDS encoding mannose-1-phosphate guanylyltransferase — encoded protein: MPNEPLEGFYTIIPAGGVGSRLWPLSRADAPKFLHDLTGSGQTLLKDTWDRLAPLSGDQRIMIVTGRAHRGAVEEQLPDLADANIVLESEPRDSTAAIGLAAAILERREPGVVIGSFAADHVISGDALFQAAVTEAVTAAQAGYIATIGITPTEPAVGFGYIECGSALDIPGTEHAEVVSSFVEKPDLTTAKRYLAGGKHLWNAGMFIARADQLLAEIERNKPELHAGLVELAEAWDDPATRGPAVDRIWPRLEKIAIDYSVAEPAAAAGRLAVIRGHFQWDDVGDFASLAKLNTAGRSGELAILGEHARVLADASSGIVVSRSKRVISLIGVRDIVVVDTPDALLVTTSEHAQRVKAVVDALRLGGSSDVL
- the sdhA gene encoding succinate dehydrogenase flavoprotein subunit, which produces MTSETHVETKIVDGVHYHQYDIVIVGAGGAGMRAAIEAGPGAKTAVISKLYPTRSHTGAAQGGMAAALANVEEDSWEWHTFDTVKGGDYLVDQDAAEILAKEAIDAVIDLENMGLPFNRTPEGKIDQRRFGGHTRDHGKAPVRRACYAADRTGHMILQTLFQNCVKLGIEFYNEYYALDVVMTEVDGVQQPSGVVAYELATGELHVFQAKAIIFATGGFGKIFKTTSNAHTLTGDGVGIIWRKGLPLEDMEFFQFHPTGLAGLGILLTEGARGEGAILRNASGERFMERYAPTIKDLAPRDIVARCMVQEVAEGRGAGPHKDYVLLDCTHLGAEVLETKLPDITEFARTYLGVDPVYEPVPVMPTAHYAMGGIPTNNNAEVLRDNTTVVPGLYAAGECACVSVHGSNRLGTNSLLDINVFGKRAGRNAVEYVNSGVDFLPLPDDPAAGVRDLLVGLRDSTGTERIAAIRKELQDEMDRNAQVFRTDESLAHAAGVIAGLRERYKDVAVQDKGKRFNTDLLEAVELGFLLDLAEVVVTSARNREESRGGHMRDDFPNRDDEKFMQHTMAYLSGDAHSSDASDHIRLDWKPVVVTRYQPMERKY
- a CDS encoding succinate dehydrogenase iron-sulfur subunit — translated: MSTATLEAQQPAASGSDAIQSFTVTFLIRRFDPDVDTEPRWQDFDVEMYATDRVLDALHKIKWEQDGSLTFRRSCAHGICGSDAMRINGRNRLACKTLIKDLDISKPIYVEAIKGLPLEKDLIVDMEPFFASYREVQPFLVANSTPEAGKERVQSVAQRAIFDDTTKCILCAACTSSCPVFWTDGQYFGPAAIVNAHRFIFDSRDDNAQTRLDILNDKEGVWRCRTTFNCTEACPRGIEVTKAIAEVKQAVMRGKP
- the sdhC gene encoding succinate dehydrogenase, cytochrome b556 subunit, with translation MPETSAGTLTAPEKPAKQKPGGTLYRGHEGMWSWVLHRITGVAIFFFLLVHILDTALVRVSPEAYNTVIGAYQTPIMGLGEVALVGAIVFHAFNGLRIILVDFWAWATRHQKVLFWIVIALWVITMLAFTPRHLMNVFGH
- a CDS encoding succinate dehydrogenase hydrophobic membrane anchor subunit; this encodes MTATIEAPRTPARPARKGGANWEKWGWIYMRASGVLLLVLIFGHLFTNLMLGDGIHAIDFGFVGGKWADPFWQWWDVLMLWLALIHGANGMRTLVNDYTNPGAVQKVLKGALFAAAAVLIVLGTLVVFTFDPCPAGAPADLLPSFCAAL